One window of Myxocyprinus asiaticus isolate MX2 ecotype Aquarium Trade chromosome 4, UBuf_Myxa_2, whole genome shotgun sequence genomic DNA carries:
- the LOC127439873 gene encoding heterogeneous nuclear ribonucleoprotein K-like isoform X4: METEIEQQEEENTFSNTDTNGKRPAEDMDEEQAFKRSRNTDEMVELRVLLQSKNAGAVIGKGGKNIKALRTDYNASVSVPDSSGPERILSVSADIETIGEILLKIIPTLEEYQHYSGTDFDCELRLLIHQSLAGGIIGVKGAKIKELRENTQTTIKLFQECCPHSTDRVVLVGGKPERVVECIKVLLELIAEAPIKGRAQPYDPNFYDETYDYGGFTMMYEERGRRPMGGFPMRGRGGFERMPLGRGGRSLPPSRRDYDDMSPRRGPPPPPTGRGGRGGSRARNLPLPPPPLPRGGGDRYSHQSYHSNMDDRPNDRRGRPGDRYESMSGGGYGGRGSYSDIGGPVITTQVTIPKDLAGSIIGKGGQRIKQIRHESGASIKIDEPLEGSEDRIITITGTQDQIQNAQYLLQNSVKQYSGRFF; this comes from the exons ATGGAGACAGAAATTGAGCAGCAGGAAGAAGAGAACACATTCAGCAACACTGACACTAACG GCAAGCGCCCCGCTGAGGACATGGATGAGGAGCAGGCTTTCAAGCGCTCTCGCAACACCGATGAAATGGTGGAACTCAGGGTGCTTCTCCAGAGCAAA AATGCAGGGGCTGTGATTGGAAAGGGGGGCAAAAACATTAAAGCCTTGCGCACAGAT TACAATGCCAGTGTATCAGTCCCAGACAGCAGTGGCCCAGAGCG TATCCTGAGTGTGAGTGCAGATATCGAGACCATTGGTGAGATTCTGCTAAAGATCATTCCTACCCTGGAGGAG TATCAGCACTACAGCGGGACTGACTTTGACTGTGAGCTGCGTCTGCTGATTCATCAGAGTTTGGCTGGAGGCATTATTGGAGTCAAAGGTGCCAAGATCAAGGAACTGAGGGAG AACACCCAGACAACCATCAAGCTCTTTCAGGAGTGCTGCCCTCATTCCACTGACCGTGTGGTGTTAGTTGGGGGTAAACCTGAGCGTGTGGTCGAATGCATCAAGGTCCTTCTGGAGCTGATTGCAGAG GCGCCTATCAAAGGTCGAGCCCAGCCCTATGACCCAAACTTTTACGATGAGACCTACGACTATGGCGGCTTCACCATGATGTACGAGGAGAGAGGTCGACGGCCTATGGGAGGGTTCCCGATGCGAGGTCGGGGAGGGTTCGAACGCATGCCTCTTGGACGTGGAGGTCGTTCCTTGCCCCCTTCTAGACGGGATTATGATGATATGAGCCCCCGCCGCGGACCACCTCCACCCCCGACAGGGAGAGGAGGACGAGGGGGCAGCAGGGCCAGAAATCTGCCTCTGCCCCCACCACCACTACCTAGAGGAGG AGGTGATCGATATTCCCACCAGAGCTATCATAGCAATATGGATGACAGACCAAA TGACCGAAGGGGGCGACCTGGAGACCGTTACGAGAGTATG AGTGGAGGTGGATATG GTGGTCGAGGTTCCTACAGCGACATTGGTGGGCCGGTTATTACAACACAAGTGACCATCCCCAAAGAT ctGGCCGGCTCCATCATTGGGAAAGGCGGGCAGAGGATCAAGCAGATCCGTCATGAGTCGGGAGCATCTATCAAAATCGACGAGCCTCTGGAGGGCTCAGAGGACAGGATCATTACCATCACAGGCACACAGGACCAGATTCAGAACGCCCAGTATCTACTACAGAACAG
- the LOC127439873 gene encoding heterogeneous nuclear ribonucleoprotein K-like isoform X2 yields the protein METEIEQQEEENTFSNTDTNGKRPAEDMDEEQAFKRSRNTDEMVELRVLLQSKNAGAVIGKGGKNIKALRTDYNASVSVPDSSGPERILSVSADIETIGEILLKIIPTLEEYQHYSGTDFDCELRLLIHQSLAGGIIGVKGAKIKELRENTQTTIKLFQECCPHSTDRVVLVGGKPERVVECIKVLLELIAEAPIKGRAQPYDPNFYDETYDYGGFTMMYEERGRRPMGGFPMRGRGGFERMPLGRGGRSLPPSRRDYDDMSPRRGPPPPPTGRGGRGGSRARNLPLPPPPLPRGGGDRYSHQSYHSNMDDRPNDRRGRPGDRYESMSGGGYDNNSSWEPFQSGGRGSYSDIGGPVITTQVTIPKDLAGSIIGKGGQRIKQIRHESGASIKIDEPLEGSEDRIITITGTQDQIQNAQYLLQNSVKQYSGRFF from the exons ATGGAGACAGAAATTGAGCAGCAGGAAGAAGAGAACACATTCAGCAACACTGACACTAACG GCAAGCGCCCCGCTGAGGACATGGATGAGGAGCAGGCTTTCAAGCGCTCTCGCAACACCGATGAAATGGTGGAACTCAGGGTGCTTCTCCAGAGCAAA AATGCAGGGGCTGTGATTGGAAAGGGGGGCAAAAACATTAAAGCCTTGCGCACAGAT TACAATGCCAGTGTATCAGTCCCAGACAGCAGTGGCCCAGAGCG TATCCTGAGTGTGAGTGCAGATATCGAGACCATTGGTGAGATTCTGCTAAAGATCATTCCTACCCTGGAGGAG TATCAGCACTACAGCGGGACTGACTTTGACTGTGAGCTGCGTCTGCTGATTCATCAGAGTTTGGCTGGAGGCATTATTGGAGTCAAAGGTGCCAAGATCAAGGAACTGAGGGAG AACACCCAGACAACCATCAAGCTCTTTCAGGAGTGCTGCCCTCATTCCACTGACCGTGTGGTGTTAGTTGGGGGTAAACCTGAGCGTGTGGTCGAATGCATCAAGGTCCTTCTGGAGCTGATTGCAGAG GCGCCTATCAAAGGTCGAGCCCAGCCCTATGACCCAAACTTTTACGATGAGACCTACGACTATGGCGGCTTCACCATGATGTACGAGGAGAGAGGTCGACGGCCTATGGGAGGGTTCCCGATGCGAGGTCGGGGAGGGTTCGAACGCATGCCTCTTGGACGTGGAGGTCGTTCCTTGCCCCCTTCTAGACGGGATTATGATGATATGAGCCCCCGCCGCGGACCACCTCCACCCCCGACAGGGAGAGGAGGACGAGGGGGCAGCAGGGCCAGAAATCTGCCTCTGCCCCCACCACCACTACCTAGAGGAGG AGGTGATCGATATTCCCACCAGAGCTATCATAGCAATATGGATGACAGACCAAA TGACCGAAGGGGGCGACCTGGAGACCGTTACGAGAGTATG AGTGGAGGTGGATATG ACAATAATTCTTCTTGGGAGCCCTTCCAGTCTG GTGGTCGAGGTTCCTACAGCGACATTGGTGGGCCGGTTATTACAACACAAGTGACCATCCCCAAAGAT ctGGCCGGCTCCATCATTGGGAAAGGCGGGCAGAGGATCAAGCAGATCCGTCATGAGTCGGGAGCATCTATCAAAATCGACGAGCCTCTGGAGGGCTCAGAGGACAGGATCATTACCATCACAGGCACACAGGACCAGATTCAGAACGCCCAGTATCTACTACAGAACAG
- the LOC127439873 gene encoding heterogeneous nuclear ribonucleoprotein K-like isoform X5 has product METEIEQQEEENTFSNTDTNGKRPAEDMDEEQAFKRSRNTDEMVELRVLLQSKNAGAVIGKGGKNIKALRTDYQHYSGTDFDCELRLLIHQSLAGGIIGVKGAKIKELRENTQTTIKLFQECCPHSTDRVVLVGGKPERVVECIKVLLELIAEAPIKGRAQPYDPNFYDETYDYGGFTMMYEERGRRPMGGFPMRGRGGFERMPLGRGGRSLPPSRRDYDDMSPRRGPPPPPTGRGGRGGSRARNLPLPPPPLPRGGGDRYSHQSYHSNMDDRPNSDRRGRPGDRYESMSGGGYDNNSSWEPFQSGGRGSYSDIGGPVITTQVTIPKDLAGSIIGKGGQRIKQIRHESGASIKIDEPLEGSEDRIITITGTQDQIQNAQYLLQNSVKQYSGRFF; this is encoded by the exons ATGGAGACAGAAATTGAGCAGCAGGAAGAAGAGAACACATTCAGCAACACTGACACTAACG GCAAGCGCCCCGCTGAGGACATGGATGAGGAGCAGGCTTTCAAGCGCTCTCGCAACACCGATGAAATGGTGGAACTCAGGGTGCTTCTCCAGAGCAAA AATGCAGGGGCTGTGATTGGAAAGGGGGGCAAAAACATTAAAGCCTTGCGCACAGAT TATCAGCACTACAGCGGGACTGACTTTGACTGTGAGCTGCGTCTGCTGATTCATCAGAGTTTGGCTGGAGGCATTATTGGAGTCAAAGGTGCCAAGATCAAGGAACTGAGGGAG AACACCCAGACAACCATCAAGCTCTTTCAGGAGTGCTGCCCTCATTCCACTGACCGTGTGGTGTTAGTTGGGGGTAAACCTGAGCGTGTGGTCGAATGCATCAAGGTCCTTCTGGAGCTGATTGCAGAG GCGCCTATCAAAGGTCGAGCCCAGCCCTATGACCCAAACTTTTACGATGAGACCTACGACTATGGCGGCTTCACCATGATGTACGAGGAGAGAGGTCGACGGCCTATGGGAGGGTTCCCGATGCGAGGTCGGGGAGGGTTCGAACGCATGCCTCTTGGACGTGGAGGTCGTTCCTTGCCCCCTTCTAGACGGGATTATGATGATATGAGCCCCCGCCGCGGACCACCTCCACCCCCGACAGGGAGAGGAGGACGAGGGGGCAGCAGGGCCAGAAATCTGCCTCTGCCCCCACCACCACTACCTAGAGGAGG AGGTGATCGATATTCCCACCAGAGCTATCATAGCAATATGGATGACAGACCAAA CAGTGACCGAAGGGGGCGACCTGGAGACCGTTACGAGAGTATG AGTGGAGGTGGATATG ACAATAATTCTTCTTGGGAGCCCTTCCAGTCTG GTGGTCGAGGTTCCTACAGCGACATTGGTGGGCCGGTTATTACAACACAAGTGACCATCCCCAAAGAT ctGGCCGGCTCCATCATTGGGAAAGGCGGGCAGAGGATCAAGCAGATCCGTCATGAGTCGGGAGCATCTATCAAAATCGACGAGCCTCTGGAGGGCTCAGAGGACAGGATCATTACCATCACAGGCACACAGGACCAGATTCAGAACGCCCAGTATCTACTACAGAACAG
- the LOC127439873 gene encoding heterogeneous nuclear ribonucleoprotein K-like isoform X3 — translation METEIEQQEEENTFSNTDTNGKRPAEDMDEEQAFKRSRNTDEMVELRVLLQSKNAGAVIGKGGKNIKALRTDYNASVSVPDSSGPERILSVSADIETIGEILLKIIPTLEEYQHYSGTDFDCELRLLIHQSLAGGIIGVKGAKIKELRENTQTTIKLFQECCPHSTDRVVLVGGKPERVVECIKVLLELIAEAPIKGRAQPYDPNFYDETYDYGGFTMMYEERGRRPMGGFPMRGRGGFERMPLGRGGRSLPPSRRDYDDMSPRRGPPPPPTGRGGRGGSRARNLPLPPPPLPRGGGDRYSHQSYHSNMDDRPNSDRRGRPGDRYESMSGGGYGGRGSYSDIGGPVITTQVTIPKDLAGSIIGKGGQRIKQIRHESGASIKIDEPLEGSEDRIITITGTQDQIQNAQYLLQNSVKQYSGRFF, via the exons ATGGAGACAGAAATTGAGCAGCAGGAAGAAGAGAACACATTCAGCAACACTGACACTAACG GCAAGCGCCCCGCTGAGGACATGGATGAGGAGCAGGCTTTCAAGCGCTCTCGCAACACCGATGAAATGGTGGAACTCAGGGTGCTTCTCCAGAGCAAA AATGCAGGGGCTGTGATTGGAAAGGGGGGCAAAAACATTAAAGCCTTGCGCACAGAT TACAATGCCAGTGTATCAGTCCCAGACAGCAGTGGCCCAGAGCG TATCCTGAGTGTGAGTGCAGATATCGAGACCATTGGTGAGATTCTGCTAAAGATCATTCCTACCCTGGAGGAG TATCAGCACTACAGCGGGACTGACTTTGACTGTGAGCTGCGTCTGCTGATTCATCAGAGTTTGGCTGGAGGCATTATTGGAGTCAAAGGTGCCAAGATCAAGGAACTGAGGGAG AACACCCAGACAACCATCAAGCTCTTTCAGGAGTGCTGCCCTCATTCCACTGACCGTGTGGTGTTAGTTGGGGGTAAACCTGAGCGTGTGGTCGAATGCATCAAGGTCCTTCTGGAGCTGATTGCAGAG GCGCCTATCAAAGGTCGAGCCCAGCCCTATGACCCAAACTTTTACGATGAGACCTACGACTATGGCGGCTTCACCATGATGTACGAGGAGAGAGGTCGACGGCCTATGGGAGGGTTCCCGATGCGAGGTCGGGGAGGGTTCGAACGCATGCCTCTTGGACGTGGAGGTCGTTCCTTGCCCCCTTCTAGACGGGATTATGATGATATGAGCCCCCGCCGCGGACCACCTCCACCCCCGACAGGGAGAGGAGGACGAGGGGGCAGCAGGGCCAGAAATCTGCCTCTGCCCCCACCACCACTACCTAGAGGAGG AGGTGATCGATATTCCCACCAGAGCTATCATAGCAATATGGATGACAGACCAAA CAGTGACCGAAGGGGGCGACCTGGAGACCGTTACGAGAGTATG AGTGGAGGTGGATATG GTGGTCGAGGTTCCTACAGCGACATTGGTGGGCCGGTTATTACAACACAAGTGACCATCCCCAAAGAT ctGGCCGGCTCCATCATTGGGAAAGGCGGGCAGAGGATCAAGCAGATCCGTCATGAGTCGGGAGCATCTATCAAAATCGACGAGCCTCTGGAGGGCTCAGAGGACAGGATCATTACCATCACAGGCACACAGGACCAGATTCAGAACGCCCAGTATCTACTACAGAACAG
- the LOC127439873 gene encoding heterogeneous nuclear ribonucleoprotein K-like isoform X1, whose translation METEIEQQEEENTFSNTDTNGKRPAEDMDEEQAFKRSRNTDEMVELRVLLQSKNAGAVIGKGGKNIKALRTDYNASVSVPDSSGPERILSVSADIETIGEILLKIIPTLEEYQHYSGTDFDCELRLLIHQSLAGGIIGVKGAKIKELRENTQTTIKLFQECCPHSTDRVVLVGGKPERVVECIKVLLELIAEAPIKGRAQPYDPNFYDETYDYGGFTMMYEERGRRPMGGFPMRGRGGFERMPLGRGGRSLPPSRRDYDDMSPRRGPPPPPTGRGGRGGSRARNLPLPPPPLPRGGGDRYSHQSYHSNMDDRPNSDRRGRPGDRYESMSGGGYDNNSSWEPFQSGGRGSYSDIGGPVITTQVTIPKDLAGSIIGKGGQRIKQIRHESGASIKIDEPLEGSEDRIITITGTQDQIQNAQYLLQNSVKQYSGRFF comes from the exons ATGGAGACAGAAATTGAGCAGCAGGAAGAAGAGAACACATTCAGCAACACTGACACTAACG GCAAGCGCCCCGCTGAGGACATGGATGAGGAGCAGGCTTTCAAGCGCTCTCGCAACACCGATGAAATGGTGGAACTCAGGGTGCTTCTCCAGAGCAAA AATGCAGGGGCTGTGATTGGAAAGGGGGGCAAAAACATTAAAGCCTTGCGCACAGAT TACAATGCCAGTGTATCAGTCCCAGACAGCAGTGGCCCAGAGCG TATCCTGAGTGTGAGTGCAGATATCGAGACCATTGGTGAGATTCTGCTAAAGATCATTCCTACCCTGGAGGAG TATCAGCACTACAGCGGGACTGACTTTGACTGTGAGCTGCGTCTGCTGATTCATCAGAGTTTGGCTGGAGGCATTATTGGAGTCAAAGGTGCCAAGATCAAGGAACTGAGGGAG AACACCCAGACAACCATCAAGCTCTTTCAGGAGTGCTGCCCTCATTCCACTGACCGTGTGGTGTTAGTTGGGGGTAAACCTGAGCGTGTGGTCGAATGCATCAAGGTCCTTCTGGAGCTGATTGCAGAG GCGCCTATCAAAGGTCGAGCCCAGCCCTATGACCCAAACTTTTACGATGAGACCTACGACTATGGCGGCTTCACCATGATGTACGAGGAGAGAGGTCGACGGCCTATGGGAGGGTTCCCGATGCGAGGTCGGGGAGGGTTCGAACGCATGCCTCTTGGACGTGGAGGTCGTTCCTTGCCCCCTTCTAGACGGGATTATGATGATATGAGCCCCCGCCGCGGACCACCTCCACCCCCGACAGGGAGAGGAGGACGAGGGGGCAGCAGGGCCAGAAATCTGCCTCTGCCCCCACCACCACTACCTAGAGGAGG AGGTGATCGATATTCCCACCAGAGCTATCATAGCAATATGGATGACAGACCAAA CAGTGACCGAAGGGGGCGACCTGGAGACCGTTACGAGAGTATG AGTGGAGGTGGATATG ACAATAATTCTTCTTGGGAGCCCTTCCAGTCTG GTGGTCGAGGTTCCTACAGCGACATTGGTGGGCCGGTTATTACAACACAAGTGACCATCCCCAAAGAT ctGGCCGGCTCCATCATTGGGAAAGGCGGGCAGAGGATCAAGCAGATCCGTCATGAGTCGGGAGCATCTATCAAAATCGACGAGCCTCTGGAGGGCTCAGAGGACAGGATCATTACCATCACAGGCACACAGGACCAGATTCAGAACGCCCAGTATCTACTACAGAACAG